The genomic window TGATCATGGCATTGGGTGGGATGGGTTCGTTCTTGCTGAGCACCTGCGGTTGCTCCTGGGCTATCGGCTCACGCAGCTTCGCCCTCTGGCCGAGCGGTTTGTCCGAATCCACCTCGATGTGCAAACGCATGCGCCAGCGCACCGTCTGCAGCACCAGGATCTCGCCCGATGCCTGGTTGATGGCCACCAGCCACGTGATGAAGCTCTGGTCCCTCCAGATGCTGCTCAGCATGGGCACATTACTGTCACTGACGGGCACGCCCCACGTCACGCTCGGGTAGAAATTGTCATTCATGCTGACGGTGAACTTGGTGTTCTTCTTGGTGGGTCCCACCACGGTGCACGTCTCGGTGGTGTTGCCGTACCACGGGTAGTTGACGCCGTCCGAGTCGCTGATGGCTTCGATCTTTCCGTCTCGAAGATCCGGGAGCTCCCAGCTCGACCTGTGGGCAACATCATAGGATGACAGTGTTGGAGATGGCCTTGAAAATAAGAGTGAATTGGGCCGAAAGGCCGATGAAAAGCAGTGAGTCATAAACCCTTGTTGGTGAATCTAAAGAGAACACTAATAGCCAAAAGCAAGTGATGCTTTTTATTCCAGCTCTTATGTGGAGGTTAATCATAGCACAGTGCTTTCAGAGTCTGACCAAAGATGAAGAGATGATTCTTTCAAAAAGAATAAACTTCAAATGTAGACACAATATGCATCTATTTTGAGTCCAATTGTCCCAAAACAGCCACCATCATGTAAATCGCCGTGTATGCTTGTAGAAATGGCATATTTTGGGGATGGGAATCAAGGATTTGAACAATTCCGGTTCGGATTATCATTCTCTTTCCAAACGTTTCTATTAACTATTCTTTATAatgtgtgtttcatgctgtaaATTCAAAAGATCTGGCTCGTAAGAGTTATTCAGTCGAGAATCCGTCTACTCAGGTTTCAATGATTCGGTCAGACAGCAAAATACTCAAGGGGTGATGCGCTGTCAGGGTtcggaggattacttttgaaatgtaatccactacagattacaaaatacatgctgaaaaatgtaattggtAACATTCCattggattactcaaggtcagtaatgtattctaaatactttggattacttcttcagcactggtagatttttttcaaaaactcaaaatacacattaaaaatacattctctgaaaaacccaaatatcttctgcagtgttgtttctaaaacaagatacatcaaactaaggattttttgatatttttaacacaatttttttgccctaatatcaaagatcttactagaaaaaaagacattattatttgaaatcaTTTGTGTTTCTGAGCAAATAAACAATTATCGAGATATGTTTTTAATGTCGTCAACagctgaaaaatatcaagatataattTTGAGTCATATCACCCTGCATGTCACAGGGCCATTAAAAATCATAACCCTGCCCGGACCGCACTGGTCGCACTAGAGGTTTTGTTTCGTATTAAA from Xyrauchen texanus isolate HMW12.3.18 chromosome 3, RBS_HiC_50CHRs, whole genome shotgun sequence includes these protein-coding regions:
- the LOC127622319 gene encoding protein FAM78A-like, with the protein product MSCWPLVWIVMGCIQSIRCKPKSFRDSIVVLEVNSSIDSNPTSIDESSSVVLRYRTPHFRASARVLVPPVAAKESWTIGWIQACNHMEFHNKYGATGMSSWELPDLRDGKIEAISDSDGVNYPWYGNTTETCTVVGPTKKNTKFTVSMNDNFYPSVTWGVPVSDSNVPMLSSIWRDQSFITWLVAINQASGEILVLQTVRWRMRLHIEVDSDKPLGQRAKLREPIAQEQPQVLSKNEPIPPNAMIKPNANDAQVLMWRPRTGDAVVVIPAKQ